One window of the Prionailurus bengalensis isolate Pbe53 chromosome E1, Fcat_Pben_1.1_paternal_pri, whole genome shotgun sequence genome contains the following:
- the LOC122484736 gene encoding olfactory receptor 4D1 has translation MEAQNITRVSEFILLGFSQTRDLEKFLFLVFLFVYVTTVVGNLLIMVTVTFDCQLHMPMYFLLRNLAVIDLCYSTVTSPKMLVDFLHEVKTISYQGCMTQIFFFHLLGGGTVFFLSVMAYDRYIAISRPLHYVTIMNTQLCVGLVVAAWLGGFVHSIVQLALMLPLPFCGPNVLDNFYCDIPQVLRLACTDISLLEFLMISNSGMLVLIWFLLLLISYTVILVMLRSHSEQARKKAASTCTTHIIVVSMIFIPCIYIYARPFTPFPMDKAVSISYTVMTPMLNPMIYTLRNQEMQAAMKRLGKRLVICNRE, from the coding sequence ATGGAAGCACAGAATATCACAAGGGTGTCAGAGTTTATCCTCTTAGGATTCTCACAGACCCGGGACCTTGAGAAATTCCTGTTCCTGGTGTTCCTATTTGTCTATGTCACCACCGTTGTGGGAAACCTCCTTATCATGGTCACAGTGACTTTTGACTGCCAGCTCCACATGCCCATGTATTTTCTGCTCCGAAACCTGGCTGTCATAGACCTCTGTTATTCCACTGTCACTTCTCCAAAGATGCTGGTGGACTTCCTTCATGAGGTCAAGACCATCTCCTACCAGGGCTGCATGACTCAGATCTTCTTCTTTCACCTCTTGGGAGGTGggactgtcttctttctctcagtGATGGCTTATGACCGCTACATAGCCATCTCCCGGCCCCTCCACTATGTCACCATCATGAACACTCAGCTCTGTGTGGGGCTAGTGGTGGCTGCTTGGTTAGGGGGATTTGTTCACTCCATTGTCCAGCTGGCTTTGATGCTCCCCTTGCCTTTTTGTGGTCCCAATGTTCTGGATAACTTCTACTGTGACATCCCACAAGTGCTGAGACTTGCCTGCACTGACATCTCCCTCCTGGAGTTCCTCATGATCTCCAACAGTGGAATGCTGGTCCTCATCTGGTTCCTTCTCCTTCTGATTTCTTACACAGTCATCCTGGTGATGTTGAGGTCCCATTCAGAGCAGGCGAGGAAGAAGGCAGCTTCTACCTGCACCACCCACATCATTGTGGTGTCTATGATCTTCATTCcctgtatctatatctatgccCGGCCCTTCACCCCCTTCCCCATGGACAAGGCTGTGTCCATCAGCTACACGGTCATGACCCCcatgctcaatcccatgatctaTACTCTGAGGAACCAGGAGATGCAGGCAGCCATGAAGAGATTAGGCAAGCGTCTAGTGATATGTAACAGGGAGTGA